Genomic DNA from Nitrosarchaeum koreense MY1:
TCCATAAGAAAATTCAATGATATGGGTTTGTTGGATGGAATTACCACAAATCCATCTCTCCTGTCAAAAGAAGGTGGTAATCCAAAAGACGTTATGCAAGAAATCACCAAAATTATCAAAGGCGACGTTAGCCTGGAAGTTGTAAGTACTGAATATTCTGAAATGATTGAAGAAGGAAAACGATTACGTCAATACGGTAAAAATGTTGTTGTTAAAGTCCCAATGACTTCTGATGGTTTGAAGGCCTGCAAATCTCTTTCATCTGAAGGAATTCCTGTAAATGTTACTTTAGTTTTTTCTCCAAACCAAGCATTACTGGCTGCAAAATCAGGAGCAAAATATGTTAGCCCATTTATCGGCCGATTGGATGATGTTGGTCAGGATGGAATGAAATTGATTGAAGACATTAAAGAAATATTTGATAATTATAAGGATGATTTTAAAACACAGATTCTTGTTGCAAGTATTCGTCATCCGTTACATGTTATTGATGCCGCAAAAATTGGAGCACACGTTGTAACTTTACCTCCAAATGTTCTAGATAAAATGCTCCAACACCCATTAACAACTATCGGGCTGGAAAATTTTCTATCTGATTGGAAAAAACTAAAAGATGGAAATTCTGACATTAAAATTTAAAATTTACATATCCAAAATTATATGTACAATTATCTGATATAATGAGCTTAAATAAATATAAGATAACTTACCTAACCTTATGGGAAAAATCAAGATTAGAA
This window encodes:
- the fsa gene encoding fructose-6-phosphate aldolase encodes the protein MKIFLDSANLESIRKFNDMGLLDGITTNPSLLSKEGGNPKDVMQEITKIIKGDVSLEVVSTEYSEMIEEGKRLRQYGKNVVVKVPMTSDGLKACKSLSSEGIPVNVTLVFSPNQALLAAKSGAKYVSPFIGRLDDVGQDGMKLIEDIKEIFDNYKDDFKTQILVASIRHPLHVIDAAKIGAHVVTLPPNVLDKMLQHPLTTIGLENFLSDWKKLKDGNSDIKI